The nucleotide sequence ATGTTAAGAAATTTGAAACGGTTTTAAAGGCAGAATCCATTAAAAACCTTCCGTGGGATATAATTTTAATTTTTGGTGGTGGACTTGCATTAGCAGATGCCGTGATTGCAACAAAGATACCAGAGTTCGTTGGTGCTAAATTAACATTCTTAGAACACGCAAATCTTTTACTGGTGATATTTATTGTAGGTGGAACAGGATTTTTAATTGCCCAGTTCACTTCCCATACTTCAGCAACATCAATTTTTATGCCCATAGCAGGTTCTATTGCGATTGCAGCAAAAATTCATCCGTATTTGGTAATGTTACCAACGACTTTTGCAATTTCACTTGCGTTTTCTCTACCTGCCTCAACTCCACCAAACGTTGTTGTGATGACTGGTGGACATGTAGAGGTTAAAGACATGTTAAAAGCAGGTTTAACTATTGGTATTTTTGGATTAATCATACTTGTTTTTTACATGTATTTTATTGGTATTCCGCTTTTGAATATTGCAAATATGCCTTATTAGTTAAAGATTAATTTTTTATTTTCCCCCTTTATGGGGGGATTTTTTATTTTTCTTTACTATCTTTTATTGACTTTTCTTTTTAGAATGTTAAAATTTAAAGATAAGGAGGTAATTTATGGAATTTAGTGAAGATATTGAAAAGCAGTTTTTTGAAAAAATTGAAAATATTAAAGATCTTTCTGAATTAAAAAAGATAGAAATAGAGTATCTTGGTAAAAAAGGCATTGTGCAGGATTTTTATAAAAAAATTAGAGAACTCCCTGAAGAAAAGCGTAAAGAATTTGGCGAAAAAGTAAATAACCTTAGGAATATTATTGAATCATCTATTGAAAGTAAAAAAGCACAGCTTGAGAGTTCATTAGCGGATCTTAAACTTTTAAACGAAAAAATAGATATTACTCTACCTGGATTACATTTTCAAAGAGGGAGTATTCATGTTTTAACAAAAGTAATAGAGGAAGTAAAATCAATTTTTGTTTCTATGGGATTTGATGTCTTTTCTGGGCCTGATATCGAAGACGATTATTACAACTTTGAAGCGCTGAATATTCCCGAACATCATCCTGCAAGAGATATGCAGGACACCTTCTATTTAGCAAAAAAAATTCTTTTAAGAACACAAACTTCTCCTATGCAGATTCGCTCCATGGAGAAATTAAAACCTCCAATAAGAATGATTGCAATTGGGCGATGCTATAGAAGAGATGCACTTGATAGTTCCCATTCACCACAATTCCACCAGGTTGAGGGGCTCGTTGTTGATAAAGGAATTTCTTTTGCTAACTTAAAAGCAACGTTAAGTGAGTTTTCAAAAAAGATGTTTGGTGAAAGTACCCGTATTCGATTTACCCCTTCTTATTTTCCTTTTGTTGAACCAGGTTCTGAAACCTCTATCTCTTGCGTGATGTGTGGGGGTAAAGGTTGTCCAGTTTGTAAGTACACTGGCTTTCTTGAAATGGGTGGCTCAGGGATGGTTCATCCAAATGTTTTTAAGAATGTAGGGATTGACCCTGATGAGTTCCAAGGATTTGCTTTTGGTTGGGGTATAGAGAGAATTGCAATGGTAAAGTATGGTATCCCAGATATAAGGTACTTTTATCAAAATGATTTAAGATTTCTTAAACAATTTTAGGGGGGTAAGATGTTAGTTTCGTATAGACTTTTGAAAGACTTAATAGATTTTAGTTATTCACCAAACGAGCTTGCTACGAAATTTACCCATTTGGGGCTTGAGGTTGAGCATGTTGAACACGTTGATAAGAAGTTTGATAAAGTTATCACTGCAAAAGTTTTAGATGTAACACCTATTAGTGGAACAAAACTTTTTAAAGTAGATCTTCTTGTGTCAGAAAACGAAACAAAAACAGTTATAACCGCTGCAACGAATGTTAAGAAATATGATGTAGTCCCTTATGCAATGGTCGGTGCAAGAATTTCAGATGGTAGAGTTATTGAGGAAAAATACTTTGGTGATATTTTATCCCAAGGTATGCTCTGCTCCTATAATGAACTTGGACTTGAAAGTGAATTTTTATCAAATCAAGAAAAAGACGGAATACTAATTCTTCCCGAAGATACACCTTTGTTTAAAAATTTTGATGATGTATTTCCTGTTGAAGATTTTTATCTTGAATTTTCTTTACTACCTGACAGAGCTGATGCCTTTAATGTTTTAGGTATTGCAAGATGGGTAGAAATTATCCTTGCAAAAGAAGAGGGAAGAAAAGCAAATTTTGAAAAACTGCAACCAAAAATTCAACTTGAAGAAAACCTTCCAAATACGCCTTTTGAAGTTAAAATTGTTGATACCGATTGTGCGAAGTTTTACTCTGGTAGATTGATCAAAAATGTTAAAATTAAAAACTCTTCTTATAACTTGAGAACAAAACTCTATAAGTTAGGCGTACGTCCTATTAATAATATTGTTGATATTACCAACTATGTCTTGAAAATGTATGGACAACCACTCCATGCTTTTGATTTTGATAAACTCGAGGGTGGTATTTTTGTACGCCGTGCAAGAGACGGAGAAAAAATTAAAACGCT is from Caldisericaceae bacterium and encodes:
- the pheS gene encoding phenylalanine--tRNA ligase subunit alpha, producing the protein MEFSEDIEKQFFEKIENIKDLSELKKIEIEYLGKKGIVQDFYKKIRELPEEKRKEFGEKVNNLRNIIESSIESKKAQLESSLADLKLLNEKIDITLPGLHFQRGSIHVLTKVIEEVKSIFVSMGFDVFSGPDIEDDYYNFEALNIPEHHPARDMQDTFYLAKKILLRTQTSPMQIRSMEKLKPPIRMIAIGRCYRRDALDSSHSPQFHQVEGLVVDKGISFANLKATLSEFSKKMFGESTRIRFTPSYFPFVEPGSETSISCVMCGGKGCPVCKYTGFLEMGGSGMVHPNVFKNVGIDPDEFQGFAFGWGIERIAMVKYGIPDIRYFYQNDLRFLKQF